The Prochlorococcus marinus str. MIT 1214 sequence TTCTAAAATTAGGTTAGCTGTGTCGGGTTGTAATTTTGCTAAGTCTTTTAAGGCTGTGCCTGTTTTAACTCGAGCTCTTTCCTCTAAAAAGCGTCCTAATAAAACAAATCCAAGTAGCATGACTGGTTCATTGAAAAAGCATGGCCAGCCAACTGTTGGCCAAATCAAAGCAATTATGCTGGCTATATAAGCACTCAGTACACCAAGGCTGACTAAGGTATCCATTGTTGGTGTAAGCATGATTGCTGACTTAACACCTGCTTTTAGAATCGATTTACCCGGGCCAAGTAAAGCAAATGTTGCAAGTGCAGCATGAAAAGGTAATGAACCAATAATTGGAAAAGATATTTGTTGACCCTCTACTAAATGTCCCAATCCAGAGAGGAATAGTAACGAAGTGGCTATTATTAGTTGACGCCATTTATTCCATAAATTTTGATTGTCGTTTAGCTCTAATTCGATTTTCTTTGAAATCGTTTGATTTAGCCTTTCACTTGAGGGAAAGCCCTTGGATGTAAGAGTTTGAATAACATCGGATAAGGAATTATTAGGATCTTTAATTTCTAAAAAAGCCGTTTTTGTAACTAAATTAACGCTGGCATTATTTATGTTTGGGTCGCTTTTAAGTATTTTTTCAACTGCCTGTACACAACTTCCGCATTTCATTCCATCAATATCTAGCAGAATTGAATTTTTGCTTTGGGCAATCTTTTTGTTGCTCAAGGGAATATAAATTTTAGATACTTATTCTAAATTTAATAAATAAAAAGCATGTTGCATTCATTTAATAATTTATTAATACATAAAAATTAGTTTCATTATTTCTATAAATTTTTTCTTGTTCCAAGCAGGATATAATCGTATCTATATGGTATTGTTTCAATCGTGCCTAGAAGTCAAAACAAAGACAATTTTCTTGATAAGGCCTTCACGAAGATGGCTGAGGGAATCGTTAAAGTGATGCCAATCGCCTCCAAAGAAAAAGAAGCTTATCTTTACTACAGAAAAGGTTTAGCGGCTCAAAATGATGGAGATTACTCAGAGGCTTTAGAGTATTACGAAGAGAGCTTAAAACTTGAGGATAATCAAGTTGATAGAGGTGAGACATTGAAAAATATGGCAATAATTTATATGAGTAATGGAGATGAAGAAAGAGCACTCAACACATATAAAAAAGCATTGGGTCAAAATCCAAAACAACCATCCTGCTTAAAAAATATGGGATTAATTTATGAAAAAAGAGGCAGAATGGCTCAAAGAAATGGTAATCAAGATGAGGGTGATATCTGGTTTGATCAGGCGGCTGAAGTTTGGAGTAAAGCTGTTCGTTTATATCCAGGAGGATATTTAGATATTGAGAACTGGCTTAAGACTACAGGTAGAGGAAATGTTGATGTTTATTTATAAGTAGTTAAATCATAGACTAATCTTTCTGTAAAGCATAAATTATCGCTTCATTAATATTAGAAGCTTTTAATATTTTAAATTTTGGATTTGTTTCAAACTCGCTTGTATCTATCCCATCTGGGATAATTAATTTCTTATATCCCAGCCTGATTACTTCATTAATTCGTTGTTGCATTTGTCTGACTAATCTTAATTGACCAGCTAGACCTATTTCTCCTATGAAAACCATTCCCTCTTCAAGTTCAATATCTTTAAAGCTCGAAACTATCGCAGCTGCAATTCCTAAATCAGCCCCCGGCTCTTCTACTTCTAATCCACCAGCCACAGCTAGATAGCAGTCATATCTTGAGAGTGAGAGATTCATATTTTTTTCTAGAACTGCCAAGATTTGAT is a genomic window containing:
- a CDS encoding photosystem I assembly protein Ycf3, which produces MPRSQNKDNFLDKAFTKMAEGIVKVMPIASKEKEAYLYYRKGLAAQNDGDYSEALEYYEESLKLEDNQVDRGETLKNMAIIYMSNGDEERALNTYKKALGQNPKQPSCLKNMGLIYEKRGRMAQRNGNQDEGDIWFDQAAEVWSKAVRLYPGGYLDIENWLKTTGRGNVDVYL